In the Fibrobacter sp. UWR4 genome, one interval contains:
- a CDS encoding branched-chain amino acid aminotransferase has product MNNVDWKTLPFGYSDTDYNVRCYYRNGQWGKIEVSSDKNISIHMAATCLHYGQEGFEGLKAYTGKDGKVRLFRVDENAKRMQSTANRVLMAVPPIELFREMAHLVTKLNARFVPPYGHGATLYIRPLLIGTGAEVGVKPSDEYLFMMFVCPVGPYFKDGFKPVDMMISRNYDRAAPQGTGTVKVGGNYAASLQSLAEAKKLGYSSTIYLDAKEKKYIDECGPANFFGIKGKSYITPKSESILPSITNKSLQQLAEYLGYTVEKRPVAFEELAEFSETAECGTAAVITPIKKIVDPVAGKEFTYGDGKNPGPVCTELFTKYTAIQFGEAEDPFGWTEVVDL; this is encoded by the coding sequence TTGAATAATGTCGATTGGAAGACTCTCCCCTTCGGTTACTCCGACACCGATTACAACGTTCGTTGCTACTACCGCAATGGTCAGTGGGGCAAGATTGAAGTTTCCTCCGACAAGAACATCAGCATTCACATGGCCGCTACCTGCCTCCACTACGGTCAGGAAGGTTTCGAAGGCCTGAAGGCTTACACTGGCAAGGATGGCAAGGTCCGTCTGTTCCGCGTTGACGAAAATGCAAAGCGCATGCAGAGCACTGCAAACCGCGTTCTCATGGCTGTTCCGCCTATCGAACTTTTCCGCGAAATGGCTCACCTGGTAACCAAGCTCAACGCTCGCTTCGTTCCGCCCTATGGCCATGGTGCAACTCTTTACATTCGCCCGCTCCTCATCGGTACTGGTGCAGAAGTTGGCGTGAAGCCTTCTGACGAATACCTGTTCATGATGTTCGTCTGCCCGGTTGGCCCCTACTTCAAGGATGGTTTCAAGCCTGTTGACATGATGATCAGCCGTAACTACGACCGTGCCGCTCCTCAGGGTACCGGTACTGTGAAGGTTGGCGGTAACTACGCTGCTTCCCTCCAGTCTCTTGCCGAAGCCAAGAAGCTGGGCTACTCCAGCACCATCTATCTGGATGCCAAGGAAAAGAAGTACATCGACGAATGCGGTCCGGCAAACTTCTTCGGTATCAAGGGCAAGTCCTACATTACCCCGAAGTCCGAATCTATTTTGCCGTCCATCACCAACAAGAGCTTGCAGCAACTGGCCGAATACCTGGGCTACACTGTTGAAAAGCGTCCGGTGGCTTTCGAAGAACTGGCTGAATTCTCTGAAACTGCAGAATGCGGTACCGCAGCTGTGATCACCCCGATCAAGAAAATCGTGGACCCCGTTGCCGGCAAGGAATTCACCTACGGCGATGGCAAGAATCCGGGCCCTGTCTGCACCGAACTCTTCACCAAGTACACTGCTATCCAGTTCGGTGAAGCTGAAGACCCGTTCGGCTGGACCGAGGTTGTAGACCTGTAA
- a CDS encoding NINE protein: protein MMEKDNNNLEMSFPVETPRKKSCKPKDSSPQDKASLVAILSIIMGTLGVHDFFCGNNRNGIIKLVCTFLGITAFISVIWNLIDLYKIGNGTYTTQNGINLAPCPWCKKVGLVMAAVNIAVFSIFLTQLLRFLKVF, encoded by the coding sequence ATGATGGAAAAAGACAACAACAATCTTGAGATGAGTTTTCCCGTAGAAACTCCGCGGAAAAAATCCTGCAAGCCAAAGGATTCTTCTCCCCAGGATAAAGCAAGCCTCGTTGCCATACTTTCCATCATCATGGGAACCTTAGGCGTTCACGATTTCTTCTGCGGCAACAATCGTAACGGCATCATCAAACTGGTTTGCACCTTTTTGGGCATTACAGCGTTCATATCCGTCATTTGGAACCTAATCGATCTATACAAAATCGGCAACGGAACCTACACAACCCAAAACGGCATAAACCTCGCGCCCTGCCCCTGGTGTAAGAAAGTGGGCCTTGTCATGGCGGCGGTCAACATCGCTGTTTTTTCCATCTTTCTTACTCAACTTTTAAGATTCCTGAAAGTCTTCTAG